A portion of the Luteimonas galliterrae genome contains these proteins:
- the aceB gene encoding malate synthase A: MSAVMKPRDPAVVEVTAQTPGQAEILTSAALDFLTDLHRRFEPQRQARLAARRRRQAEFDAGELPDFRADTRAIRDGDWRVADIPAALLDRRVEITGPVDPKMVINALNSGANCYMADFEDSTAPVWDNLIAGQRALRDAVADTLDFVNENGKRYALKPFEEQAVLIVRPRGWHLDEKHVLIDGERIGASLFDLGLFAFHNAQALAAKDRGPYFYLPKLQSMEEAALWQDALSHIENALGLPQGRIKVTVLIETLPAAFQMHEILHALRERIVGLNCGRWDYIFSYIKTFRAHRDRVLPERGQVTMAQPFLKAYSELLIQTCHRRGAHAMGGMAAQIPIANDVEANAAAMSRVHADKLREVSAGHDGTWVAHPALIPIARAIFNDGMPCKHQQSVGRDDVIASRDALIAAPIGSITRAGFDGNVEVCVRYLAAWLAGNGCVPIHWLMEDAATAEIARAQLWQWLHHGALHLDDGTPVDFALLQRALLNLPSKLAGEKVIGAEKVPEAIAMLDELTHRDELEDFLTLPAYESLQ, translated from the coding sequence ATGTCGGCAGTGATGAAACCGAGGGATCCCGCCGTCGTCGAAGTGACGGCGCAAACGCCGGGGCAGGCCGAGATCCTGACCTCGGCCGCGCTCGACTTCCTGACCGACCTGCACCGGCGCTTCGAGCCTCAGCGCCAGGCCCGGCTCGCCGCCCGCCGCCGCCGGCAGGCCGAGTTCGATGCCGGCGAGCTGCCGGATTTCCGCGCCGACACCCGCGCGATCCGCGACGGCGACTGGCGCGTCGCCGACATCCCGGCCGCGCTGCTCGACCGCCGCGTGGAGATCACCGGCCCGGTCGACCCGAAGATGGTGATCAACGCGCTCAACTCCGGCGCCAATTGCTATATGGCCGATTTCGAGGATTCGACCGCGCCGGTTTGGGACAACCTGATCGCCGGCCAGCGCGCGCTGCGCGATGCGGTCGCGGATACGCTCGATTTCGTCAACGAGAACGGCAAACGTTACGCCTTGAAGCCGTTCGAAGAACAAGCCGTGCTGATCGTGCGCCCGCGAGGCTGGCATCTGGACGAGAAGCACGTGCTGATCGACGGCGAACGCATCGGCGCCAGCCTGTTCGATCTGGGCCTGTTCGCTTTCCATAACGCGCAGGCGCTCGCCGCGAAGGATCGCGGGCCCTACTTCTACCTGCCCAAGCTGCAGTCGATGGAGGAAGCCGCGCTATGGCAGGACGCGCTGTCGCACATCGAGAACGCGCTCGGCCTGCCGCAGGGACGGATCAAAGTCACCGTGCTGATCGAGACGCTGCCTGCGGCATTCCAGATGCACGAGATCCTGCACGCGCTGCGCGAGCGCATCGTCGGCCTCAACTGCGGGCGCTGGGATTACATCTTTTCCTATATCAAGACTTTCCGCGCGCACCGCGACCGCGTGCTGCCCGAGCGCGGCCAGGTGACGATGGCGCAGCCGTTCCTGAAGGCCTATTCGGAGCTGCTGATCCAGACCTGCCACCGACGCGGCGCGCATGCGATGGGCGGCATGGCGGCGCAGATCCCGATCGCCAACGATGTCGAAGCCAATGCCGCGGCGATGTCGCGCGTGCACGCCGACAAGCTGCGCGAAGTAAGCGCCGGCCACGACGGCACCTGGGTCGCGCATCCGGCGCTGATCCCGATCGCGCGCGCCATCTTCAACGACGGCATGCCGTGCAAGCACCAGCAGAGCGTGGGCCGCGACGACGTGATCGCTTCGCGCGACGCGCTGATCGCGGCGCCGATCGGCAGCATCACCCGCGCCGGGTTCGACGGCAACGTCGAAGTCTGCGTGCGCTATCTCGCCGCCTGGCTGGCCGGCAACGGCTGCGTGCCGATCCACTGGCTGATGGAGGATGCGGCCACCGCCGAGATCGCGCGCGCGCAGTTGTGGCAGTGGCTGCACCACGGCGCTTTGCATCTGGACGACGGCACGCCGGTCGATTTCGCGCTGCTGCAGCGCGCGTTGTTGAACCTGCCGTCGAAACTGGCCGGCGAGAAAGTGATCGGCGCCGAGAAAGTGCCCGAAGCCATCGCCATGCTCGACGAGCTGACCCATCGCGACGAGCTCGAGGATTTCCTCACCTTGCCAGCCTACGAAAGTCTGCAGTAG
- the aceA gene encoding isocitrate lyase produces MKTSLPTAEQIKLDWTNNPRWKGVTRAYAAEDVVRLRGTVPVEHSLAKIGAEKLWRYLHTEDFVNALGALTGNQAMQQVKAGLKAIYLSGWQVAADANVAGEMYPDQSLYPANSVPQVVKRINNTLLRADQLQHAEKNEDDRGDSIDFLQPIVADAEAGFGGVLNAFELMKAMIEAGAAGVHFEDQLASVKKCGHMGGKVLVPTREAIDKLTAARLASDVMGVPTLIVARTDAEAADLLTSDIDDNDKPFMTGERTVEGFYKTRNGLDQAISRGVAYAPYADLVWCETGKPDLEFARKFAEAVHAKYPGKLLAYNCSPSFNWKKNLDDATIAKFQKELSAMGYKFQFITLAGFHALNYSMFNLAHGYARRQMSAFVELQEAEFAAAERGFTAVKHQREVGTGYFDTVTQTIQGGQSSTTALKGSTEEEQFQAEKAA; encoded by the coding sequence ATGAAAACCTCCCTCCCCACCGCCGAACAGATCAAGCTGGACTGGACCAACAACCCGCGCTGGAAGGGCGTGACGCGCGCTTACGCGGCCGAAGACGTCGTGCGGCTGCGCGGCACCGTGCCGGTGGAGCATTCGCTGGCCAAGATCGGCGCCGAAAAACTGTGGCGCTACCTGCACACCGAAGATTTCGTCAACGCGCTCGGCGCGCTGACCGGCAACCAGGCGATGCAGCAGGTCAAGGCCGGCTTGAAGGCGATCTACTTGAGCGGCTGGCAGGTGGCGGCCGACGCCAACGTCGCAGGCGAGATGTATCCGGACCAGTCGCTGTATCCCGCCAACTCGGTGCCGCAAGTGGTCAAGCGCATCAACAACACGCTGCTGCGCGCGGATCAGCTGCAACATGCCGAAAAAAATGAGGATGACCGCGGCGACAGCATCGACTTCCTGCAACCGATCGTGGCCGACGCCGAAGCCGGCTTCGGCGGCGTGCTCAACGCCTTCGAGCTGATGAAAGCGATGATCGAGGCGGGCGCGGCCGGCGTGCATTTCGAAGACCAGCTGGCCAGCGTCAAGAAGTGCGGCCACATGGGCGGCAAGGTGCTGGTGCCCACCCGCGAGGCGATCGACAAGCTGACCGCCGCGCGCCTGGCCAGCGACGTGATGGGCGTGCCGACGCTGATCGTGGCGCGCACCGACGCCGAGGCCGCGGATCTGCTGACCAGCGACATCGACGACAACGACAAGCCGTTCATGACCGGCGAGCGCACCGTCGAAGGCTTCTACAAGACCCGCAACGGCCTGGACCAGGCGATCTCGCGCGGCGTCGCTTATGCGCCCTATGCCGACCTGGTGTGGTGCGAGACCGGCAAGCCGGACCTGGAATTCGCCCGCAAGTTCGCCGAGGCCGTGCACGCCAAATACCCCGGCAAGCTGTTGGCCTACAACTGCTCGCCGTCGTTCAACTGGAAGAAGAACCTGGACGACGCCACCATCGCCAAGTTCCAGAAAGAGCTGTCGGCGATGGGCTACAAGTTCCAGTTCATCACCCTGGCCGGCTTCCATGCGCTGAACTATTCGATGTTCAACCTGGCGCACGGCTACGCGCGCCGGCAGATGAGCGCCTTCGTCGAACTGCAGGAGGCCGAGTTCGCCGCCGCCGAGCGCGGCTTCACCGCGGTCAAGCACCAGCGCGAGGTGGGCACCGGCTATTTCGATACCGTCACCCAGACCATCCAGGGCGGGCAGTCCTCGACGACGGCACTTAAAGGTTCCACCGAGGAAGAGCAGTTCCAGGCCGAGAAGGCCGCGTAA